From candidate division KSB1 bacterium:
GGCCAAACCGGTATCGACTCCACCGCCACATTTCTTTTAGGCGGCCGGTTGGGTTGGCGCTATGGCGAACTAAAATTGGGTCTTTCGGCGACCTACGACAAAGACAATTCAGCAGAGGTTCTGGCGGATTCGCTTAACATACCGCGTAGTGAACTTAGCGCAATCCCTAAAATACGTTTCGGCGGAGATCTGTCTTATGACTTGGGCGATTTTTCATTCGAAAGTGAATTTATTAGAGTGAGTCTTGAACGAGATAGCCCAAAGTTGGATCGAACTCTCGATTTCTATTATGCCACCTTAGGTTATCATTTTACAGAAGCGCTTTTTATTTATGGCAGTTACTGGTTTTTAGATTCCCACGCAGCAATACCGGCGCTGCCAAATAAGAGAAAAAAAGAAGACGAAGATGTCAAAGTTAAAACCTTTGGCGCTTCTTTTAACATAATGGACAGAGTCAGGCTTAAAGCTCAATTTGCCCGGGTTAAACTTGACCATGAGGAACTAAAACTGTCGGATGGTTTGGTTACTCGAACAGAAGACAATTTTAGTACTTTTTCCCTTGCTATATCGGTATTCTTTTAAAATAGAAGTTCCTAAAATTATCAGCAAAATGATAAAAATAAAAATTGCGATTGTAACCCTGTTGTTTTTGTTCTGCTGGACAGAAACCTCATTTTCACAAGTGGTGGTGATCGCTCATAAATCAGTGCCAATTGATAAGATTAAGAAATCTGAGTTACTTGATTTCTATACGGGTGATATAAAGAAATGGCGCGATGATCAACCCGTGGTCGTTTTTGACTTGAAACCAAGAGGAGAAGTAAAGGAAACCTTTTACAAATTTTTGGGGAAAAGATCTTCACGCATGAAATCCATTTGGTTGAAGAAGATGCTCTCAGGTGAAGGAGATCCTCCTGTCTCTATGAAGTCTGAGGAAGAGTTATTGAAAAAAGTCGCTACTACGTCCGGGGCAATCGGGTTTGTCGGCCAATCCAAAGTTAGCGACGATGTCAAAACGCTTCTCATCATCGAGAAAGACAAGAAATGAACATTCTCAATCCATAGGGACCATAATTAAATTAAAGGATCTAAAACTGGGCACAAAACAGGGGATTGGCTTCGCTATAATCCTAATTATCATGGCGGGCGCCCATATTTATTCAGCAAGAAAAATGGCTGAAATAAAGGCTGAAATTGACGAAGTGACAGCAAGTTGGCTGCCAAGAGCCATTGCGATCTCAGCCATCAATATCAATACAGCTAACCTACACATTTTTCAATTGCAGTATGTTATTGCAACCGATGAAACAAGAAAGGAGGAGCTGAGTATTACGGTGAGTTCTTTAATAGATACGCTTAATGAGAATCGCGATAAATACGAAAAGCTCAGAGATTCTGCTGAGGATCGACATCTCTATTCTGAAAATGAACGGACGCTTTACGATGAATTCGATCAGAAGTGGGATGACTATCAATATTTAACTTATACAATTATTCAACTCATCAGAGATAATGAACCTGAGGCCGCAGTTGCGCTGCTGAACGGTGAGGCACAGGCTGTATTCAACGACTTGAGCGCCGACCTGAACGAACTTGTGAATATCAATAAGCAAGATTCTTTTGATGCGGCTAAACGAGCTGATATGACTTATCAATCTGCCCATAATATCATGATCAGTCTTTATATCTTCACGCTCCTGCTGTCTGTCTTTATCGCAACCCGGTTGGCTCGGTCCATTATCGGGCCTGTGCAACAACTGGAACAAGCTGCCGGCAAGGTTGCCAGGGGGGACCTCGCTGTGCGGTTGGATATGCCAGGCAAGGATGAGATTGGCAATCTTGCTCAGTCCTTTAATCAAATGACCTCCTCGCTACAGGAAGCGAAAGAAAAAACACGCCTTCAAGCTGATAAACTTGAGGCACGGAATCAAGACCTTGGCAGAACCATGTACCAGCTAAAGAAGACTCAGAACGAGCTTTTGATGAAAGAAAAAATGGCATCATTGGGCGATCTGGTAGCTGGCATTGCTCATGAAATCAACAATCCTATTGGCGTAATGATCAGTTCAACCGATGTCTCCTTGCGCTGCCTTGACAAAATAGAGATTGCCTTAGAAAAAAGTGAGACGACAGAGAAAAGAAGAAATAACAATCAGCTTCCCGAAGCCTTGAGGATACTGAAAGATAATATTAAAAACATATTAACAGCAGGTGATCGAATTGCG
This genomic window contains:
- a CDS encoding MCP four helix bundle domain-containing protein, producing the protein MSKRFSSSRKTRNEHSQSIGTIIKLKDLKLGTKQGIGFAIILIIMAGAHIYSARKMAEIKAEIDEVTASWLPRAIAISAININTANLHIFQLQYVIATDETRKEELSITVSSLIDTLNENRDKYEKLRDSAEDRHLYSENERTLYDEFDQKWDDYQYLTYTIIQLIRDNEPEAAVALLNGEAQAVFNDLSADLNELVNINKQDSFDAAKRADMTYQSAHNIMISLYIFTLLLSVFIATRLARSIIGPVQQLEQAAGKVARGDLAVRLDMPGKDEIGNLAQSFNQMTSSLQEAKEKTRLQADKLEARNQDLGRTMYQLKKTQNELLMKEKMASLGDLVAGIAHEINNPIGVMISSTDVSLRCLDKIEIALEKSETTEKRRNNNQLPEALRILKDNIKNILTAGDRIATIVKSMKNFARLDEADYQKVDLHEGLDSSLTLLGTELTNRLEIVKEYGEIPRIECYPGQLNQVFISLLKNASQAIEDSGTIGIKTYKTKNHIHVQISDTGKGIPHEKLNKIFNFNFSAAGSRIKMAAGLTTAYNIIQKHNGEIKVKSEVGKGTTFSIILPIK